A DNA window from Zingiber officinale cultivar Zhangliang chromosome 3A, Zo_v1.1, whole genome shotgun sequence contains the following coding sequences:
- the LOC122052194 gene encoding uncharacterized protein LOC122052194 encodes MEGKNSKPPRFPAIADEISNPATRTSAASPGYFSTVFPPASQVIAKHLSHSDLCWTLNKQRNEGRIAIAQIATTDSPTKAQSMHCKDAKPVYANEYMELPYLLSVNYGARDFYTSSSSSQTSITPEKFRVHEGVDSNNTRAADRGEWWQGSLYY; translated from the exons ATGGAGGGGAAGAACAGCAAGCCTCCTCGTTTTCCGGCGATCGCGGATGAGATTTCGAATCCCGCGACCAGGACCTCGGCGGCTTCGCCTGGCTATTTTAGTACCGTCTTCCCTCCGGCTTCCCAG GTGATCGCGAAGCATTTATCACATTCAGATTTGTGCTGGACTTTGAACAAACAGAGAAATGAAGGTCGCATTGCAATTGCTCAGATCGCAACTACAG ATAGTCCAACTAAAGCTCAAAGCATGCATTGCAAAGATGCGAAACCAGTCTACGCCAATGAATACATGGAGCTGCCCTATTTACTATCCGTGAATTATGGCGCCAGAGATTTCTACACGAGTTCGTCTTCCTCTCAAACATCAATAACTCCAGAAAAA TTTAGAGTGCATGAAGGAGTTGACTCGAATAACACACGCGCTGCTGACAGAGGTGAATGGTGGCAAG GTTCTCTTTACTACTAA